Genomic segment of Pseudomonas iranensis:
GTCGACTTGCGCCTGAGCAGCAGCGGGGCGCTTTTTCTTGCCCGGGCGGGTAATGAAGTCGATGAAGATAACCAGTTGGCCGAGGCCGACACGAAGCGCTTTGACGAACACGTTGAAAGCCTCACGGTGCAAATGAAGAAAGGCGCGCAGCTTACCCGATTTTTCACGGGCGAAAAAAAACCGGCGATCAACGCCGGTTCTTTTCTGTTGCGAATTACTTGATGAGGCTGAGGAATTCGCTACGGGTTGCCGCGTTTTCACGGAATTCACCGAGCATCACCGACGTGATCATCGACGAATTCTGCTTTTCGACGCCGCGCATCATCATGCACATGTGCTTGGCTTCAATCACCACGGCCACGCCCAGCGCACCGGTGACTTGCATTACCGCATCGGCGATCTGGCGGCTGAGGTTTTCCTGAATCTGCAGGCGGCGCGCGTACATATCGACGATGCGCGCAACCTTCGACAGGCCCAGCACTTTGCCGCTCGGGATATAGGCGACATGCGCCTTGCCGATGAACGGCAGCAGGTGGTGTTCGCACAACGAATACAGCTCGATGTCCTTGACCAGCACCATTTCGCTGTTGTCGGAGCTGAACAGGGCACCGTTGGTGACCTCTTCGAGCGTCTGTGCATAACCGCGGCAGAGGTACTGCATGGCTTTGGCGGCACGCTTTGGCGTGTCGAGCAGGCCCTCGCGGGACACGTCCTCGCCCAATTGGCCGAGAATCGCGGTGTAATTCTGTTCCAGGGACATGAAACTACCTGTGGGGATTTTCGCA
This window contains:
- the folE gene encoding GTP cyclohydrolase I FolE; the encoded protein is MSLEQNYTAILGQLGEDVSREGLLDTPKRAAKAMQYLCRGYAQTLEEVTNGALFSSDNSEMVLVKDIELYSLCEHHLLPFIGKAHVAYIPSGKVLGLSKVARIVDMYARRLQIQENLSRQIADAVMQVTGALGVAVVIEAKHMCMMMRGVEKQNSSMITSVMLGEFRENAATRSEFLSLIK